TGCCGTCACCAGTGCGGTTCTATGCGGGCGTGCACGTGGGGGGATGGTTCGCATGCGGATGCGTCCCTTCGGGGAGTATCGACACGATCAAGTACGTGAACGATGTGCATCAGATAGAACGTCGTGCGCGGGCAGGGTGGCCATGTGGGGGTGTTGCAGAGCGGCTCGGTCACACTGTTGAACGGAACGTATGGGGTAAGCGCTTTCTGGTCAACGCTTCGCGCGGAGGAATTCAGCCAGTTCCAGCGCGGACGGGAGCGGCGGTAAGGGCTCTCTGATCGATGCCGTGGGAGCGCTTCCATGATGAGCGTGTTCATGCCACGATGCCCTGGCGGGCCTGCCCGATGGCTCGCATGCTTTTCACGTGAGAGGACGTCCACGAGCCGCGATCAGAAGGGACAGGGACGTGCCCACCCCCTACCGCACGACCGTGAGACGACAGCTCCTGGCGCTGTTCGCCGCCCTCCTGCCGCTGCTCGCGGCACTGCTCGTCGCAGCCCCGGCGGCCGGCGCCCGCACCGAGGCGGCCGACGCCGTCCCGGCCGCCACGCTCGCCGAGGTCACCGACTTCGGCACCAACCCCAGCAACCTGCGGATGTACGTGTACGTGCCGGAGAACGTGGCCGCGAAGCCCGCGATCCTGGTGGCCGTGCACTGGTGCACCGGCTCCGGCCCGGACATGTACAACGGCACCGAGTACGACACCCTCGCCGACCAGTACGGCTTCGTCGTGCTGTACCCGTCCGTCACCCGCAGCAGCAAGTGCTTCGACGTCTCCTCGCCGCAGGCGCTCAGGCGCGACGGCGGCAGCGACCCGGTCGGCATCAGGTCCATGGTCGACTGGGCCACGCGCACCTACGACGCCGACACCGGCCGTGTCTTCGTCACCGGCATCTCCTCCGGCGCCATGATGACCAACGTCCTGCTCGGCGACTACCCCGACGTGTTCGCCGCCGGCGCCGCCTTCGCGGGCGTTCCCTTCGGCTGCTTCGCCACCACCGACGGCTCCGAGTGGAACAGCGCGTGCGCCCAGGGCACGGTCACCCGCACCGCGCAGCAGTGGGGCGACACCGCCCGCGCCGCGTACCCCGGCTACACCGGTCCCCGGCCCCGTATGCAGCTGTGGCACGGCACCGAGGACGACGTCCTGCGCTACCCCAACTTCGGGGAGATGATCAAGCAGTGGACCGACGTCCAGGGCGTCGGCCAGACCCCCGCCGCCACGGACTCGCCCCAGTCCGGCTGGACCCGCACCCGCTACGGCGGCACCGGTGACCGTGCCCCCGTCGAGGCGATCAGCCTCCAGGGCGTCGGCCACAACCTCTACGGCTACGGCATGGCCGCCCGGGTCCTCACCTTCTTCGGCCTCGACAGCGGCGGCCCCACCCCGCAGCCCCAGCCCGGCGCCTGCAAGGTCGGCGTCACGACCAACGCCTGGAACACCGGCCTCACCGCCTCCGTGACCCTGACCAACACGAGCTTCACGTCCGTCAACGGCTGGCGGCTCGGCTTCACCCTGCCCACCGGCCAGACGATCACCAACGGCTGGGGAGCCACCTACGCCCCGTCCTCCGGCGCGGTGACGGCGACGAACGCCTCGTACAACGCGGCCCTCGCGCCCGGTGCGAGCGTCAGCATCGGCTACCAGGCGAACCACACCGGCAACAGCGCGGCGCCGGGCGCCTTCACGCTCGATGGAACGGCCTGTACGGCCGGGTGATCCGCGCGGTCGGCGGGGGCGAGCTTCCGCCCACCGCCGTTCGGACGGGTGACATTCCGTTTTCCGGGAACCCGGCGGCACGCAGGCGATGTAGATCGAGGACTCCGCTGAGGGCGCGCCATGGCTCTGTCACTGATCACACGTCCGACGG
The DNA window shown above is from Streptomyces chartreusis and carries:
- a CDS encoding extracellular catalytic domain type 1 short-chain-length polyhydroxyalkanoate depolymerase; this translates as MPTPYRTTVRRQLLALFAALLPLLAALLVAAPAAGARTEAADAVPAATLAEVTDFGTNPSNLRMYVYVPENVAAKPAILVAVHWCTGSGPDMYNGTEYDTLADQYGFVVLYPSVTRSSKCFDVSSPQALRRDGGSDPVGIRSMVDWATRTYDADTGRVFVTGISSGAMMTNVLLGDYPDVFAAGAAFAGVPFGCFATTDGSEWNSACAQGTVTRTAQQWGDTARAAYPGYTGPRPRMQLWHGTEDDVLRYPNFGEMIKQWTDVQGVGQTPAATDSPQSGWTRTRYGGTGDRAPVEAISLQGVGHNLYGYGMAARVLTFFGLDSGGPTPQPQPGACKVGVTTNAWNTGLTASVTLTNTSFTSVNGWRLGFTLPTGQTITNGWGATYAPSSGAVTATNASYNAALAPGASVSIGYQANHTGNSAAPGAFTLDGTACTAG